One region of Polynucleobacter sp. Adler-ghost genomic DNA includes:
- a CDS encoding DUF3501 family protein — protein MGIITRDSLLSLETYHKERPVFREKAIKERRLRTVHLGDHVTLIFENEFLMRYQIQEMLRVEKTFEESGIEDELNAYNPLVPSGSDFKATMMIEYPNEADRKVALAKLVGIEHKIFIEVEGQPRVYAIADEDLERSTAEKTSAVHFMRFDLTADMKMALKAGAQMMVGCDHKGYPMHVQTLPSETLASLVSDLS, from the coding sequence ATGGGAATCATTACACGCGATAGTCTTTTAAGTCTTGAGACTTACCACAAAGAACGTCCCGTTTTTCGTGAAAAAGCGATTAAAGAACGTCGCCTTCGTACTGTTCATCTTGGAGATCACGTAACACTGATTTTTGAGAATGAGTTTTTAATGCGCTATCAAATTCAAGAGATGCTGCGTGTAGAAAAAACATTTGAAGAGAGCGGTATCGAGGATGAGTTGAACGCGTACAACCCCTTGGTGCCTAGTGGTTCGGATTTCAAGGCCACTATGATGATTGAGTATCCCAATGAAGCAGATCGTAAAGTTGCGCTTGCGAAGTTAGTGGGCATAGAGCACAAGATCTTTATTGAGGTCGAAGGTCAGCCACGTGTCTATGCAATTGCTGACGAAGACTTGGAACGCTCTACTGCCGAGAAAACATCTGCAGTGCATTTCATGCGCTTTGATCTCACAGCGGATATGAAGATGGCTCTAAAGGCTGGCGCTCAGATGATGGTTGGTTGTGATCACAAGGGCTATCCAATGCATGTACAAACTCTCCCTTCAGAAACATTGGCTTCGCTCGTTTCTGATTTGAGTTAA
- a CDS encoding LysR substrate-binding domain-containing protein, whose protein sequence is MTLTELRYIVAVARERHFGRAADACFVSQPTLSVAIRKLEEELNTQIFERTNTEVAMTSLGSLIVDQAQRVLEEANSLKHLAKHGQDPLSGPLRLGAIYTIAPYLLPSLVRVARERLPHAPLFLEENFTVRLLEVLRQGALDCIVIADPFASTGLNQIELYDEPFLVAVPKGHPWENRTSIPHRELKEQNTLLLGTGHCFRDHVLGVCPELNHLGSGTTIGEQRSFEGSSLETIRQMVASGIGISVLPRTSAFDNVSSDQLIRYIPFEDPIPTRRVCLVWRKNFPRAAAMNELAEVIRQCALPGVQYL, encoded by the coding sequence ATGACTCTTACTGAACTTCGCTATATCGTCGCAGTTGCACGTGAACGCCACTTTGGAAGAGCGGCAGATGCCTGCTTTGTATCTCAGCCTACCCTATCAGTAGCCATTAGAAAGCTGGAGGAAGAACTCAATACCCAAATCTTTGAGCGTACCAATACTGAGGTTGCAATGACTAGCCTAGGCTCACTGATTGTGGATCAGGCTCAAAGAGTGCTTGAAGAAGCCAATTCCTTAAAGCACTTAGCAAAGCATGGGCAAGACCCTCTATCTGGCCCACTCAGGCTTGGTGCGATCTACACCATTGCACCTTACTTATTGCCCAGCTTAGTGCGGGTTGCACGAGAGCGCCTGCCACATGCTCCTTTATTTTTAGAGGAAAACTTTACCGTTCGGCTTCTTGAAGTCTTACGTCAAGGGGCCTTAGATTGCATAGTGATTGCAGATCCCTTCGCAAGCACTGGACTCAATCAAATTGAATTGTATGATGAACCTTTTTTAGTAGCAGTGCCTAAAGGTCATCCTTGGGAAAATAGAACATCAATTCCGCATCGAGAGCTGAAAGAGCAAAATACTTTGTTACTAGGTACTGGGCACTGTTTTCGAGACCATGTACTTGGTGTCTGCCCAGAGTTGAATCATTTAGGCTCTGGAACAACGATTGGGGAACAACGTAGTTTTGAGGGCTCATCTCTAGAAACTATTCGACAGATGGTAGCCAGTGGCATTGGTATTTCAGTACTACCTAGAACGTCCGCTTTTGATAATGTATCTTCTGATCAGCTCATTCGCTATATTCCATTTGAGGACCCCATTCCTACCAGACGAGTTTGTCTCGTCTGGCGGAAAAACTTTCCACGCGCTGCTGCAATGAATGAATTAGCCGAAGTAATTCGTCAATGCGCCCTACCTGGCGTTCAATATCTTTAA
- the senB gene encoding selenoneine biosynthesis selenosugar synthase SenB, which yields MVTPAPQGSLHGNRITALRWQNFLEKLGYAVVVSESLSGEDPAMLIALHAYRSYASIMAFHTQHPDRPIVLVLTGTDLYRDMAVHGEVLHSMEVADQLIVLQSSALDSIPAHLRHKARVIYQSVQLDTPDAVKSTSFLVIVIGHLREEKDPFCIARSLPLMPLNSQIKVLHLGMAMNKQMERTAKVYSETLKRYQWVGEVSHADTLKALSQSRLMVISSRMEGGAHVVSEAIALGVPVIASDIPGNRGLLGDDYLGYYPVGDELELAALLYRAETMPDFYSALKKQIDTRKDLVSPDREMQSIQGLMMQLLKD from the coding sequence ATCGTAACGCCGGCACCACAAGGGAGTCTGCACGGAAACCGGATCACGGCGCTACGCTGGCAGAATTTCTTGGAGAAACTTGGCTATGCGGTTGTAGTGAGTGAATCCCTGTCAGGTGAAGATCCCGCCATGCTGATAGCGCTGCATGCCTATCGAAGCTATGCATCCATCATGGCGTTTCATACGCAGCACCCTGATCGACCTATTGTCTTGGTTTTGACGGGTACTGATTTGTATCGAGACATGGCAGTCCATGGTGAGGTTCTTCACTCAATGGAGGTGGCAGACCAACTGATTGTCTTGCAGTCCTCAGCCTTAGATTCTATTCCAGCGCATCTACGTCATAAAGCTCGAGTGATTTATCAGTCAGTTCAGCTTGATACCCCCGATGCAGTGAAGAGCACGAGTTTCCTAGTAATAGTGATTGGCCACCTGAGGGAGGAGAAGGATCCTTTTTGTATCGCCCGTAGTCTTCCCTTGATGCCCCTAAATTCTCAGATCAAGGTTTTGCATTTAGGTATGGCTATGAATAAGCAAATGGAGCGTACTGCTAAGGTGTATAGCGAAACTCTAAAGCGTTACCAATGGGTTGGCGAGGTAAGCCATGCCGATACATTAAAGGCACTCTCCCAGAGCCGCCTGATGGTGATTTCCAGTCGGATGGAGGGCGGCGCTCATGTAGTTTCAGAGGCAATAGCATTGGGCGTTCCAGTGATCGCTTCGGACATTCCTGGGAATCGAGGCTTGCTTGGAGATGACTATCTTGGCTACTATCCCGTGGGTGATGAGCTTGAACTTGCAGCCCTACTATATCGCGCTGAAACTATGCCCGATTTTTATTCTGCGCTGAAAAAACAGATTGATACTCGTAAAGATCTGGTGAGCCCTGATCGAGAGATGCAATCTATTCAGGGGTTGATGATGCAGTTGCTTAAGGATTGA
- the egtD gene encoding L-histidine N(alpha)-methyltransferase yields MKHILTEELLQSLTADTPSISPKFFYDDIGSHLFDVITLLDEYYPTRTEKWIMDTYQRGIADAVAHCDVLIDLGAGNCAKGSQLFDSIAPKQYRALDISKEYVEAAVADLQKQFPQIEMSAHAIDLSLPLAFPDLQALRKVFFYPGSSIGNFDPEKADQFFMNLAQECYESGGLLIGVDLVKDTQTLHLAYNDPLGVTAAFNLNALLNVNRLIGSNFQLQDWEHHAFFNASLSRIEMHLRARSDVQVILPGNGSQDHIISFGVGDLIHTENSYKYTQEHFVEKLRRAGFADIQCWTDPNKYFLVCFAKV; encoded by the coding sequence ATGAAACATATATTGACTGAAGAATTACTTCAAAGCCTAACTGCCGATACACCATCGATATCGCCAAAGTTTTTTTATGATGATATCGGCTCGCACCTGTTTGATGTCATTACGCTTCTTGATGAATACTATCCAACTCGAACAGAGAAATGGATTATGGATACCTATCAGCGTGGGATTGCTGATGCCGTAGCTCATTGTGATGTTTTAATTGATCTGGGCGCCGGTAATTGTGCCAAAGGAAGTCAACTTTTTGATAGTATTGCGCCAAAACAATATAGAGCGCTTGATATTTCAAAAGAATATGTAGAGGCCGCCGTTGCCGATCTACAGAAGCAGTTTCCTCAGATTGAGATGTCAGCTCATGCCATCGATCTTAGCTTGCCGCTAGCCTTTCCTGATCTTCAAGCACTTCGTAAAGTATTTTTCTATCCGGGCTCTTCAATTGGTAACTTTGATCCTGAAAAAGCGGATCAGTTTTTTATGAATCTTGCTCAGGAGTGCTACGAGAGTGGCGGACTTTTAATTGGAGTCGATCTAGTTAAAGATACACAAACCCTGCACCTTGCCTACAACGACCCCTTGGGAGTCACTGCCGCATTTAATTTAAATGCCTTGCTAAACGTCAATCGACTCATTGGTAGCAATTTTCAGCTTCAGGATTGGGAGCATCATGCATTTTTTAACGCCTCACTGTCCCGTATTGAAATGCACCTGCGAGCACGCTCTGATGTGCAGGTAATTCTGCCGGGCAATGGAAGTCAGGATCATATTATTTCTTTTGGTGTAGGTGATTTAATTCATACCGAAAATAGCTATAAATACACCCAGGAACATTTTGTAGAAAAACTTCGTCGCGCTGGGTTTGCTGACATCCAATGCTGGACCGATCCAAATAAGTACTTTTTAGTTTGTTTTGCAAAAGTCTAA
- the phnE gene encoding phosphonate ABC transporter, permease protein PhnE, with protein MSTPINIQPARQFCLKCLLTLLIVFGLTIASFIYLALNPANLFTLEALKNIAEFIGRFFPPDLSPDFLDKIWHGVLQTLAISALATLIAAIFSLGLSLPVSGRFGPPAKGITRFICNFLRSVPELVWAALMVLAVGLGPFAGTLALMLHTTGVLGRLFGESLENHPTVSSNALMLNGSGRVTSFLYGTLPGIAPQLLSYSLYRWEMNIRMATILGFVGAGGLGQMLYYELSLLREAQASTVIMAMLVLVIFVDFVSNKLRRIQMHNQG; from the coding sequence ATGAGCACTCCAATAAATATTCAACCTGCTCGTCAATTTTGTCTCAAGTGCCTGTTAACGCTCTTGATCGTATTTGGATTAACGATTGCTAGCTTTATCTACCTTGCACTAAATCCAGCCAATCTCTTCACACTTGAAGCATTGAAAAATATTGCAGAGTTTATTGGGCGATTTTTTCCACCAGATTTGAGTCCAGATTTTTTAGATAAAATTTGGCATGGTGTTTTACAAACGCTCGCGATTTCCGCTCTAGCAACCCTCATTGCAGCTATTTTCAGTCTCGGACTTTCACTGCCAGTATCAGGCAGATTTGGTCCGCCTGCAAAAGGGATCACTCGCTTTATTTGTAACTTCTTACGATCCGTCCCGGAATTAGTTTGGGCGGCTCTCATGGTTCTGGCTGTTGGCCTTGGGCCATTTGCAGGAACCCTAGCTTTAATGCTGCACACTACCGGAGTTTTGGGAAGACTGTTTGGTGAAAGCTTAGAAAATCATCCTACAGTCTCTAGTAATGCTCTGATGCTGAACGGCTCGGGAAGAGTGACTAGCTTCTTGTATGGCACGCTCCCCGGAATCGCACCTCAATTACTTTCATACAGTCTGTATCGCTGGGAAATGAACATCCGCATGGCAACGATATTGGGCTTTGTAGGTGCAGGTGGACTGGGACAGATGTTGTACTACGAACTCTCCTTACTGCGAGAGGCACAGGCATCAACCGTCATCATGGCAATGCTAGTCTTGGTTATCTTCGTAGACTTTGTAAGCAACAAACTACGTCGAATTCAGATGCACAACCAGGGTTAA